The Osmia lignaria lignaria isolate PbOS001 chromosome 14, iyOsmLign1, whole genome shotgun sequence genome has a window encoding:
- the LOC117605671 gene encoding uncharacterized protein LOC117605671 isoform X4 — protein sequence MKGFVFLLIVTLLAHTHGAPSETSSWKDTVEQLQKEIRVKKDETIQRLHDWGSALLPNLDKLAGFGRNPQNSVKKESDRNEVRKPSNPFDLLPGNRWSSPYNRKNQGKNSESTNLKEKESTDEKFNQRNPYKRSSQENDPHNNRNPLDWIFNKKRPKQNNNESGEKDQPNKKDSSESSTSTDEISAAISHTRKQTNHKQREKNKNSAKNNNSSQDSSEKDSPNTKDSSELSNSIDQIRSSHSHSDKERDRKHQRNSQHDSKEKDTNEEEFKGFLTKVKEKVENATYIIQMLKHNKNNECRHLTPIEMYYRRLYEYNKARYIEWSKKLGIKKYILSHLKNLSIEKLLHICKIKKQINHEHRLILIKKCINVHLSINDTFEIVTEPPPLSPQDPTSWKCGKTTKPPWPVTQSTSTWQNNWSSSIEASSTMTKIPNTSRTKRSTQTQATEDSSVSSSSPNTVSSKEPTSTTTEEPRHSSNSTDSSSGQPTGPSQQTNTEEPTSPSQATGSTETRPSEEPTESSSLSSTGSSAGGPSSTESSGPPQSTSTEESTSPSQSTGSSETRPSERSTESSSLSSTRSSAGPSSSTTGGPSSAEPSGSSESTSTEEPTSQSQSTGSTGTIPCEEPTESSRLSSTGSSAGPSSSTTGGPSSAEPSDSPESTSTQEPTSQSQSTGSTETRPSEEPTESSSLSSTGSSAGPSSPTTGGTSWTESSGPPQSTGTDESTSPSQSTGSTETRPSEGPTESSSLSSTGSSAGPSTSTTEGPSSAEPSGSSESTSTEEPTSQSQSTGSTKTRPSEEPTESSSLSSTGSSAGPSSPTTGGTSSTESSGPPQSTGTDESTSPSQSTGSTETRPSEGPTESSSLSSTGSSAGPSSSTTGGPSSAEPSGSSESTSTEEPTSQSQSTGSTGTIPCEEPTESSSLSSTGSSAGPSSSTTGGSSSSEPSRSSESTSTDEPTSQSQSTGTTGTIPCEEPTESSSLSSIGSSAGRSSSTTGGPSSSEPSGSSESTSTVEPTRPSQSTGNTETRPSEEPTEISSLSSIGSSAGPSSSTSSGPSSSEPSRSSESTSTDEPTSQSQSTGTTGTPPCEEPTESSSLSSTGSPAGPSSSTTGGPSSAESSGPSESTSTEEPTSPSQSTGSTETSPPEEPTESSSLSSTGSSAGPSSSTTEGPSSAEPSGSSESTSTEEPTSQSQSTGSTETRPSEEPTESSSLSSTGSSAGPSSPTTGGTSSTESSGPPQSTGTDESTSPSQSTGNTETRPSEGPTESSSLSSTGSSAGPSSSTTGGPSSAEPSGSSESTSTEEPTSPSQSTGSTETRPSEEPTESSSLSSTGSSAGPSSSSTDGSSSTESSGPSESTSTEEPTSPSQSTGSTETPPPEEPTESSSLSSTGSSAGPSSSTTEGPSSAEPSGSSESTSTEEPTSQSQSTGSTGTIPCEEPTDSSRLSSTGSSAGPSSPTTGGTSSTESSRPPQSTGTDESTSPSQSTGSTETRPSEGPTESSSLSSTGSSAGPSSSTTGGTSSAEPSGSSESTSTEEPTSQSQSTGSTETRPSDEPTESSSLSSTGSSAGPSSSTTGGPSSSEPSRSSESTSTDEPTSQSQSTGTTGTLPCKEPTESSSLSSTGSSAGPSSSTTGGPSSAEPSDSSESTSTQEPTSQSQSTGSTETRPSEEPTESSSLSSTGSSAGPSSSTTGGPSSVEPSGSSESTSTEEPTSQSRSTGSTGTIPCEESTESSRLSSTGSSARPSSSTTGGPSSAEPSVSSESTSTEEPTSQSQSTGSTETRPSEEPTESSSLSSTGSSAGPSSSTTGGPSSSEPSRSSESTSTDEPTSQSQSTGTTGTIPCEEPTESSSLSSIGSSAGPSSSTAGGPSSSEPSGSSESTSTVEPTRPSQSTGNTETRPSEEPTEISSLSSIGSSAGPSSSTSSGPSSSEPSGSSESTSTEEPTSQSRSTGSTGTIPCEEPTESSSLSSTGSSAGPSSSTTGGSSSSEPSRSSESTSTDEPTSQSQSTGTTGTLPCEEPTESSSLSSTGSPAGPSSSTTGGPSSAEPTDSAESTSTQEPTSQSQSTGSTETRPSEEPTESSSLSSTGSSAGPSSPTTGGTSSTESSGPPQSTGTDESTSPSQSTGSTETRPSEGPTESSSLSSTGSSAGPSSSTTGGPSSAEPSGSSESTSTEEPTSPSQSTGSTETRPSEEPTESTSLSSIIPSSVTTSGSTRSTSAEDSRDVSRPRRDTSSRAADGYVESTIQISTEMSGTTERQPQTTGSSNIPSSVTGRETSQSESTVASISTLEPAKSSSQSTEWLAESSTLSGTQTVSDVSTLASENIVISGNVEVAVESNIGGSSANKSIVESGTFNLTIEDVAKANITGFHINGSSIVMDGELIRTNGTGSHGVVIVDQIHISGSLDISVEEHNETILPNPGSLTSLGKNRTRIPGSGSPILQINETGGNVVSSNDLSRGSIALPITPSQGLESTVETQLNDLQTKTYVNNIQFTDENSVTVGKSIFAFGNDNNIRSNAALDTAVSRASASLQAAGGSNSDSSMKKVVVSVV from the exons ATGAAAG GTTTCGTCTTCCTTCTAATTGTCACTTTACTTGCGCATACGCATGGTGCACCATCTGAAACCTCATCATGGAAAGACACGGTAGAACAATTGCAAAAGGAAATAAGGGTAAAAAAAGATGAAACTATTCAGCGACTTCACGACTGGGGCTCAGCACTATTGCCCAATCTCGACAAACTAGCAGGGTTTGGAAGAAATCCccaaaattctgtgaaaaaagaaagtgaTAGAAACGAGGTAAGGAAACCTTCAAATCCATTCGATTTACTGCCAGGAAACAGGTGGAGTTCCCCTTATAACCGAAAAAATCAGGGGAAGAATTCTGAGAGTACAAATTTGAAGGAGAAAGAATCCACGGATGAAAAGTTTAACCAACGAAACCCATACAAAAGAAGCTCTCAAGAAAATGATCCTCACAACAACAGAAATCCTCTCGACTGGATTTTTAATAAGAAGCGTCCAAAACAAAATAACAATGAATCAGGCGAAAAGGACCAACCCAATAAGAAAGACTCTTCAGAATCTTCAACTTCAACAGATGAAATCAGCGCAGCAATTTCACACACTCGCAAGCAAACAAATCAtaaacagagagaaaaaaataaaaacagcgCAAAAAACAATAACAGTTCACAGGATTCGAGTGAAAAGGATTCACCCAATACAAAGGATTCTTCAGAATTATCAAATTCAATTGATCAAATTAGATCCTCCCATTCACATTCTGATAAAGAAAGAGACAGAAAACATCAGAGAAATAGCCAACATGATTCAAAAGAAAAGGATACGAATGAGGAAGAATTCAAAGGATTCTTaacgaaagtaaaagaaaaagtgGAAAATGCTACGTATATAATACAAATGCTTAAACACAACAAGAACAACGAATGTAGACACCTTACACCAATAGAAATGTACTACAGAAGATTATACGAATATAACAAGGCTAGATACATTGAATGGAGCAAGAAACTGGGCATAAAAAAGTACATACTAagccatttaaaaaatttaagcaTAGAAAAACTGTTGCATATCtgcaaaataaagaaacaaatcaACCACGAGCATCGgctaattctaattaaaaaatgtattaatgtCCACCTCTCCATTAACGATACCTTCGAAATTGTGACAGAACCACCACCACTTTCACCACAAGATCCAACGTCCTGGAAGTgtggaaaaacaacaaaacctCCATGGCCAGTAACACAGTCCACTTCCACATGGCAAAATAATTGGAGCTCGAGCATAGAAGCTAGCAGCACAATGACAAAAATACCAAATACTTCACGGACAAAGCGAAGCACCCAAACACAGGCAACGGAGGACAGCAGCGTGAGCTCCAGTTCGCCCAACACcgtaagctcaaaggaaccaaCGTCCACCACAACGGAGGAACCAAGGCATTCCAGTAACAGTACCGACTCATCATCTGGACAACCAACCGGGCCCTCTCAGCAGACAAACACAGAAGAACCTACGAGCCCATCGCAGGCAACAGGCAGTACTGAAACACGGCCATCTGAGGAACCTACGGAGAGCTCCAGCTTGAGCAGCACTGGAAGTTCAGCTGGCGGACCATCGTCGACAGAATCATCCGGGCCCCCTCAGTCGACAAGTACAGAAGAATCTACGAGCCCATCACAGTCAACAGGCAGTAGCGAAACACGCCCATCTGAGAGATCTACGGAGAGCTCCAGCTTGAGCAGCACTAGAAGTTCTGCTGGACCCTCTTCCTCGACAACTGGAGGACCGTCATCGGCAGAACCATCGGGCTCTTCTGAGTCAACTAGTACAGAAGAACCTACTAGCCAATCGCAGTCAACAGGTAGTACTGGAACCATCCCGTGTGAAGAACCTACGGAAAGCTCCAGATTGAGCAGCACAGGAAGTTCAGCTGGAC CTTCTTCCTCTACAACTGGCGGACCATCATCGGCAGAACCATCGGACTCCCCTGAGTCAACTAGTACACAAGAACCTACTAGCCAATCGCAGTCAACAGGCAGTACCGAAACGCGCCCATCCGAGGAACCTACGGAGAGCTCCAGCTTGAGTAGCACTGGAAGTTCAGCTGGACCTTCCTCTCCGACAACTGGCGGAACATCATGGACAGAATCATCCGGGCCCCCCCAGTCGACAGGTACAGATGAATCTACGAGCCCATCACAGTCAACAGGCAGTACCGAAACACGCCCATCTGAGGGACCTACGGAGAGCTCCAGCTTGAGCAGCACTGGAAGTTCTGCTGGACCTTCTACCTCGACAACTGAAGGACCGTCATCGGCAGAACCATCAGGTTCTTCTGAGTCAACTAGTACAGAAGAACCTACTAGCCAATCGCAGTCAACAGGCAGTACCAAAACGCGCCCATCTGAGGAACCTACGGAGAGCTCCAGCTTGAGTAGCACTGGAAGTTCAGCTGGACCTTCCTCTCCGACAACTGGCGGAACATCATCGACAGAATCATCCGGGCCCCCCCAGTCGACAGGTACAGATGAATCTACGAGCCCATCACAGTCAACAGGCAGTACCGAAACACGCCCATCTGAGGGACCTACGGAGAGCTCCAGCTTGAGCAGCACTGGAAGTTCTGCTGGACCTTCATCCTCGACAACTGGAGGACCGTCATCGGCAGAACCATCGGGCTCCTCTGAGTCAACTAGTACAGAAGAACCTACTAGCCAATCGCAGTCAACAGGTAGTACTGGAACCATCCCGTGTGAGGAACCTACGGAAAGCTCCAGCTTGAGCAGCACAGGAAGTTCAGCTGGACCTTCTTCCTCTACAACTGGAGGATCATCATCGTCAGAACCATCGCGGTCCTCTGAGTCAACTAGTACAGACGAACCTACTAGCCAGTCGCAGTCAACGGGTACTACTGGAACCATCCCGTGTGAGGAACCTACGGAGAGCTCCAGCTTGAGCAGCATTGGTAGTTCTGCTGGACGTTCTTCCTCGACAACTGGAGGACCATCATCGTCAGAACCATCGGGGTCCTCTGAGTCAACAAGTACGGTAGAACCTACGAGGCCATCACAGTCAACAGGCAATACCGAAACCCGCCCATCTGAGGAACCTACGGAGATCTCCAGTTTGAGCAGCATTGGTAGTTCTGCTGGACCTTCTTCCTCTACAAGTAGCGGACCATCATCGTCAGAACCATCGCGGTCCTCTGAGTCAACTAGTACAGACGAACCTACTAGCCAATCGCAGTCAACGGGTACTACTGGGACCCCCCCATGTGAGGAACCTACGGAGAGCTCCAGCTTGAGCAGCACTGGAAGTCCAGCTGGACCTTCTTCCTCTACAACTGGCGGACCATCATCGGCAGAATCATCCGGACCCTCCGAGTCGACAAGTACAGAAGAACCTACAAGCCCATCGCAATCAACAGGCAGTACCGAAACCAGCCCACCTGAGGAACCTACGGAGAGCTCCAGCTTGAGCAGCACTGGAAGTTCTGCTGGACCTTCTTCCTCGACAACTGAAGGACCGTCATCGGCGGAACCATCAGGTTCTTCTGAGTCAACTAGTACAGAAGAACCTACTAGCCAATCGCAGTCAACAGGCAGTACCGAAACGCGCCCATCTGAGGAACCTACGGAGAGCTCCAGCTTGAGTAGCACTGGAAGTTCAGCTGGACCTTCCTCTCCGACAACTGGCGGAACATCATCGACAGAATCATCCGGGCCCCCCCAGTCGACAGGTACAGATGAATCTACGAGCCCATCACAGTCAACAGGCAATACCGAAACACGCCCATCTGAGGGACCTACGGAGAGCTCCAGCTTGAGCAGCACTGGAAGTTCTGCTGGACCTTCTTCCTCGACAACTGGAGGACCGTCATCGGCAGAACCATCGGGCTCTTCTGAGTCAACTAGTACAGAAGAACCTACTAGCCCATCACAGTCAACAGGCAGTACCGAAACGCGCCCATCTGAGGAACCTACGGAGAGCTCCAGCTTGAGCAGCACTGGAAGTTCAGCTGGACCTTCTTCTTCGTCAACTGACGGATCATCATCGACAGAATCATCCGGACCCTCTGAGTCGACAAGTACAGAAGAACCTACAAGCCCATCGCAGTCAACAGGCAGTACCGAAACGCCCCCACCTGAGGAACCTACGGAGAGCTCCAGCTTGAGCAGCACTGGAAGTTCAGCTGGACCTTCTTCCTCGACAACTGAAGGACCGTCATCGGCAGAACCATCAGGTTCTTCTGAGTCAACTAGTACAGAAGAACCTACTAGCCAATCGCAGTCAACAGGTAGTACTGGAACCATCCCGTGTGAGGAACCTACGGATAGCTCCAGATTGAGCAGCACAGGAAGTTCAGCTGGACCTTCCTCTCCGACAACTGGCGGAACATCATCGACAGAATCATCCAGGCCCCCCCAGTCGACAGGTACAGATGAATCTACGAGCCCATCACAGTCAACAGGCAGTACCGAAACACGCCCATCTGAGGGACCTACGGAGAGCTCCAGCTTGAGCAGCACTGGAAGTTCTGCTGGACCTTCTTCCTCGACAACTG GCGGAACATCATCGGCAGAACCATCGGGCTCCTCTGAGTCAACTAGTACAGAAGAACCTACTAGCCAATCGCAGTCAACAGGCAGTACCGAAACGCGCCCATCTGATGAACCTACGGAGAGCTCCAGCTTGAGCAGCACTGGAAGTTCAGCTGGACCTTCTTCCTCTACAACTGGAGGACCATCATCGTCAGAACCATCGCGGTCCTCCGAGTCAACTAGTACAGACGAACCTACTAGCCAGTCGCAGTCAACGGGTACTACTGGGACCCTCCCATGTAAGGAACCTACGGAGAGCTCCAGCTTGAGCAGCACTGGAAGTTCAGCTGGACCTTCTTCCTCTACAACTGGCGGACCATCATCGGCCGAACCATCGGACTCCTCTGAGTCAACTAGTACACAAGAACCTACTAGCCAATCGCAGTCAACAGGCAGTACTGAAACGCGCCCATCTGAGGAACCTACGGAGAGCTCCAGCTTGAGTAGCACTGGAAGTTCAGCTGGACCTTCTTCCTCTACAACTGGCGGACCATCATCGGTAGAACCATCGGGCTCCTCTGAGTCAACTAGTACAGAAGAACCTACTAGCCAGTCGCGGTCAACAGGTAGTACTGGAACCATCCCGTGTGAGGAATCTACGGAAAGCTCCAGATTGAGCAGCACTGGAAGTTCAGCTAGACCTTCTTCCTCTACAACTGGTGGACCATCATCAGCAGAACCATCGGTCTCCTCTGAGTCAACTAGTACAGAAGAACCTACTAGCCAATCGCAGTCAACAGGCAGTACCGAAACGCGCCCATCTGAGGAACCTACGGAGAGCTCCAGCTTGAGCAGCACTGGAAGTTCAGCTGGACCTTCTTCCTCTACAACTGGCGGACCATCATCGTCAGAACCATCGCGGTCCTCTGAGTCAACTAGTACAGACGAACCTACTAGCCAGTCGCAGTCAACGGGTACTACTGGAACCATCCCGTGTGAGGAACCTACGGAGAGCTCCAGCTTGAGCAGCATTGGTAGTTCTGCTGGACCTTCTTCCTCGACAGCTGGAGGACCATCATCGTCAGAACCATCGGGGTCCTCTGAGTCAACAAGTACGGTAGAACCTACGAGGCCATCACAGTCAACAGGCAATACCGAAACCCGCCCATCTGAGGAACCTACGGAGATCTCCAGTTTGAGCAGCATTGGTAGTTCTGCTGGACCTTCTTCCTCTACAAGTAGCGGACCATCATCGTCAGAACCATCGGGCTCCTCTGAGTCAACTAGTACAGAAGAACCTACTAGCCAGTCGCGGTCAACAGGTAGTACTGGAACCATCCCGTGTGAGGAACCTACGGAAAGCTCCAGCTTGAGCAGCACAGGAAGTTCAGCTGGACCTTCTTCCTCTACAACTGGAGGATCATCATCGTCAGAACCATCGCGGTCCTCTGAGTCAACTAGTACAGACGAACCTACTAGCCAATCGCAGTCAACGGGTACTACTGGGACCCTCCCATGTGAGGAACCTACGGAGAGCTCCAGCTTGAGCAGCACTGGAAGTCCAGCTGGACCTTCTTCCTCTACAACTGGCGGACCATCATCGGCAGAACCAACGGACTCCGCTGAGTCAACTAGTACACAAGAACCTACTAGCCAATCGCAGTCAACAGGCAGTACCGAAACGCGCCCATCTGAGGAACCTACGGAGAGCTCCAGCTTGAGTAGCACTGGAAGTTCAGCTGGACCTTCCTCTCCGACAACTGGCGGAACATCATCGACAGAATCATCCGGGCCCCCCCAGTCGACAGGTACAGATGAATCTACGAGCCCATCACAGTCAACAGGCAGTACCGAAACACGCCCATCTGAGGGACCGACGGAGAGCTCCAGCTTGAGCAGCACTGGAAGTTCTGCTGGACCTTCTTCCTCGACAACTGGAGGACCGTCATCGGCAGAACCATCGGGCTCTTCTGAGTCAACTAGTACAGAAGAACCTACTAGCCCATCACAGTCAACAGGCAGTACCGAAACGCGCCCATCTGAGGAAC CTACGGAGAGCACCAGCTTGAGCAGTATTATACCATCCTCGGTAACTACTAGTGGTAGTACTCGTTCTACAAGTGCCGAAGATTCTAGGGATGTTTCTCGACCACGACGAGACACGTCATCGCGCGCTGCTGATGGTTATGTGGAAAGCACAATCCAAATCTCGACTGAGATGTCTGGCACTACCGAGCGTCAACCGCAGACTACAGGCAGTAGCAATATTCCTTCATCGGTGACTGGTCGTGAAACGTCACAATCTGAAAGTACCGTGGCATCTATTAGTACTTTGGAGCCGGCAAAGAGTTCTTCACAATCTACTGAGTGGCTTGCCGAAAGCTCTACCTTAAGTGGTACGCAAACTGTATCCGATGTTTCAACGTTGGCATCCGAAAATATTGTTATATCTGGTAACGTAGAAGTTGCTGTTGAGAGCAATATTGGCGGCAGCTCTGCTAATAAGAGCATAGTGGAATCTGGTACTTTTAATCTAACAATAGAGGACGTTGCGAAAGCCAATATAACTGGTTTTCATATTAACGGATCTTCTATTGTAATGGACGGAGAGTTGATTAGAACGAATGGTACAGGATCTCACGGAGTTGTTATTGTGGACCAAATTCATATTTCTGGCAGTCTTGATATTAGTGTTGAGGAACACAATGAGACCATTTTGCCTAATCCCGGTAGTTTGACGAGTTTGGGTAAGAACAGAACCAGGATACCTGGATCAGGGTCACCTATATTACAAATTAATGAAACCGGTGGGAATGTTGTTTCTTCCAATGATCTGTCGAGGGGATCTATAGCACTCCCTATTACCCCTTCACAAGGTTTGGAATCAACTGTGGAAACACAGCTAAATGATTTACAGACGAAGACATATGTGAATAATATACAATTTACTGACGAGAATTCGGTAACTGTGGGGAAAAGTATATTCGCTTTtggtaatgataataatattaggAGTAATGCTGCACTCGATACAGCTGTTTCTAGAGCATCAGCGTCACTTCAGGCAGCTGGAGGTTCCAATTCAGATTCTTCCATGAAGAAGGTCGTCGTTTCCGTtgtatag